From the genome of Nicotiana sylvestris chromosome 2, ASM39365v2, whole genome shotgun sequence, one region includes:
- the LOC138885155 gene encoding uncharacterized protein: MSLNNRPQGTLPADTQINPKDQGPKQLMAVSLRNGRDLDVEQERARENIQAETFIIVPIELDESTILTEETEKVAEPVEEPVVEIVADKEKSQVIGKKRPPAPFPQRLAKNQKEEQYKKFFEMLKQIQVNIPLIEALKEMPGYAKMMKDLMSQKFDFQDLATVTLTQTCSAVVTKPIAEKLSDPCRFTIPCTIGNFAFAKALYFVILDCKVDEEIPIILGRPFLATGRALIDCETGEFKMRLNDEEMTFNVRKSMRRPSEFANCSLIDAVDVIVESDDEVLTIKDPLAACLMNLDEVW, translated from the exons atgtctctgaacaatcgtcctcaagggacattacctgcagacacccagattaatccaaaagatcaaggcccaaagCAGCTAATGGCGGTGAGTCTCCGTAATGGCAGGGATCTAGATGTAGAACAAGAGAGAGCTCGAGAAAATATACAGGCTGAGACATTCATTATAGTGCCTATTGAGCTAGATGAGTCTACGATACTGACAGAG GAGACCGAGAAAGTAGCTGAGCCAGTTGAAGAGCCAGTAGTTGAAATAGTAGCTGATAAAGAGAAGTCCCAagtgattgggaagaagagacctcctgcaCCCTTTCCACAGAGGCTGGCCAAGAATCAAAAGGAGGAGCAATATAAAAAGTTCTTTGAAATGctcaaacaaatccaggtaaatattccactgattgaagctttaaaggagatgcctgggtacgcaaaaatgatgaaggacttgatgtcccagAAATTTGATTTTCAAGACTTGGCTACGGTTACACTTACTCAGAcctgtagtgcagtggtgacGAAACCTATTGCTGAAAAGCTGTCTGATCCATGTAGatttacaattccatgcactattgggaatTTCGCCTTTGCTAAGGCGCTCT attttgtgatcttggattgtaaagtggatgaagaaattcctataatcttaggaagaccattcttggccacgGGGAGAGCTCTGATTGACTGTGAGACTGGGGAGTTCAAAATGAGACTCAATGATGAGGAAATGACATTCAATGTGCGGaagtctatgaggcgaccaagtgagttcgccaattgctctcttattgatgccgtggatgtaatTGTAGAGTCCGATGATGAGGTGTTGACAATTAAGGACCCTCTTGCTGCATGTTTGATGAACTTAGATGAAGTGTGGTGA